The Helianthus annuus cultivar XRQ/B chromosome 11, HanXRQr2.0-SUNRISE, whole genome shotgun sequence region CTAGAATGTATCAAAAGAACCGGGATATATAGTTTGTGATCCATTTGGGTGACAGATTAGtaataatgaatttaaaatatcAACGCTAACACTACGTCCTAGTCGCCACCACCACTCTCCATCGTCGTTTTCACCACCATCCAACGTATTATCACCATCCCCCTATTACTTTCCCCACCCTTTTGCATTGCCACCCTTCCCATACTAGTCTCTTTCACCACCACCATTAACCTTGCATCGCCGTCACACCTAtcacaccaacaccaacaccatcACCCAGTCTACATTTCTTTATCGTAACCATCATCATCCTCACACAATGGCAACAAAGACGACAAATGAGGTGGTGATGGTTAGGTGTGGCAACTATACGAAGGAAACTGAAAGAATTTATTCCATTTTCATTGATTTCTTAAGCAAACCAAAACATGTAATTGCAGGTTTAACATATTGTACGAAACTAACATTAAATAAAGACTATAACTACCTTAAACTTAATTGAAGTATGAACCTAACTCAATGTTAAGTTAGACAGATATTTTACCGTTTTACAAAATTTTACTCTCACGTAAAAAAGTGAGTGTCGTATCACCGTTACATAGGCATGAGTTCTCACTCATTTTTTTTCAACTTTAGTGCGTAATGGATTCACAAGTTTTCACCATCCACCACCTATTAAAATAATGTTTAAATCTCATAAGTTAAAAAAAGAACGAGGTTTGATTGGTTGGAAAACTTGAGGTCCACAATCCTTCCCCTTCACGAGCGTGGTTTGCACACCCCCTCCAATTGATAACGCCTCAAGGAGCGGTGTGTAACGATGTATCACCTCAACCATGAAACATGCATAATCCGATAACACACGACatttttaaaatgaaaaaaaattaagaatGCATGTTCTCTCATATTATTTACTAAATGTTCTATTGTATTTTATAATTATAAAACTGTAACAATATCAGtataataatacttatatatACTTAATAATGATTGAGTGAATTACACAGATGGTCCTTGAGGTTTATTGAAAATAACACCTTTGAGTACTAACTTATTTTTTAACGGGTTTAGGTTATATGTTTTCGATTTTGTAACATCTTTGAGTATTAAGCATATATGCCATAAAAAATTATGTTAAATCAGTGTAAAATGACTTAAATGCCAAAGGTGTTACAATCAATAAACCACAAGAACTATTATGTAATTAAcgctaaaaatataaaaaaatcatttatttttgaaaaaaataatattataaaatacgttataaaaatatttaataattatatatctaaaattaATATACATACAATTACCAAAcgttaattacaaaaaaaaaacactgtAGTAGGGACAatgttaagtttttttaataaTGTTTATATAACTATTTTCAAAAGGAAATATGTTAAATCTAAAACTTATGTATATTATCTTAAATATAATACACACGCATTTTTTTCTCTTTTATAATATTCAGATCAACAAATTTCTATTACGATTCCTTATTTTGTTtagttaatattatattatattgtattgtatcatatcatatcatattttACTATATATTATATTCTTTGTTTAAGTTAGGTAATATTACATTATATTATGTTATGTTATATCTTGTGATGTCAAGTTACCTAAACTAAACTAAACCAATAATATAACACATAAcataatatttatataatataatattatctAAACTAAATTGAACAAAgaataatatgatataatataacATTAActaaactgaaaaagaatcgtaATAAAAATTTGTAGGTCCGAATataataaaagataaaaaaatgtttgtgttatattatattaaatataATATGCATGAGTTCTATATTTATCATAATTCGTTTTTTAATTTAGTTAAATAAAAAAGCTAAATATTGTCCCTACTACAAGTTGTTGTACATATATGTAATCAGTGTTGTACATTTGTGTATTGGACTGTTGTACACAAGTGTACAAGTTGTTGTACGTATATGTAATGACTGTTGTATGCCTGTGTATTGTACTACTGTACGCGAGTGTAGAGGTTGTTGTATGTATATGTAATCACAGTTATACGCCTGTGTATTGCACTATTGTACAAGAGTATGAATAATGAGTTAGAATCTTGTTAAAATTTAAATGATAGTTTGATGAATAATTAGTTACAATCTTGTTAAAATTTAAAAGATATTTTGAATTTTCCAAaatttaggattatgtaattgaTTTGAATAATTACCTAATAAAAAGGAaattattatctatatattaataaTCCAattgaatgaacaatatttttaaatatattataataatataataaaatattaaatactcttttttatagttttatttgtattttttaatatattataataatagagtagggatcctgcggaaagtgtgtttttcctataaagtctaggaagcgatctgggccatccaatgggtgtgtttaatggttgagatgaagtcaatggcaatcttgtaatttttcagtttatttaattcattgttttaaaagactaggggcaattttgtcaatgtaccatgttttaaatcaattagataaccgcaATCCCTACTTTCACGGGATTTTCCCCCTCTCTCTCCATTATTGATTTGattttctctttctctctctccaaTCCAACCCTAAACCTAATAAAATCTGTGATCTCTTTCCCCTTACTGCTGGCGACGCAAAACAGGACCCCAAGTGCATTCAGATTTCGGTTCCAAGGCTTGTTCATACCCCTTTTCTTCACTAGGTATTcatatcttgtgttgtgattaaaGTTTTTGAAGTACATATACGTTTTCGGTCGTAATATGCTTGTAACTTGGCTGCGTTTTTGCTGTTTTAATTGATGATTATAGAGAGGCTTGTATCGTGGTTTCTGAGTCGTTCTTGATAAATGGAAGGATTActagcatggatggtaaaacacagcgtcaagaaaattgattgttgttaaaacacaacgtcaagaatactccagcaatctgcttgctgttaacacacagcgtcaagaaatctgcttgctgttaaaacatagcgtcaagaaatctgcttgctgttaaaacacagcgtcaagaaatatgcttgctgttaaaacacaatggccagcaatctgcttgctgttaaaacacaacgtcaagaaatctgcttgctgttaaaacacaatgtcaagaaatctgcttgctattaaaacacaaTATCAAGAATCCTCATGTGAAATCTGCTGACTTAAAACACAATCAGATTTGTTAAACTCCGGTATAAAAACAACCTGTTGTAAAACACATTATGATGTAATGTAATCATCAAAAAACACAATGTGATGTAATGTGACATagacaacaacataaaacacattcagagtgttaaaatgcaaaaagaactgttaaaacacaacctgattatatattgacttcagagtgttaaaacacactgacttcaacctctctgactggtaaaacacatcaccaagaccTGCTGATAGTTTTCCAGATAAACACATTGACCTacagatttgaattcgaaaaaaacaaaaattccgaaaatcatggaatgttagttaatgaaaaataaattccaaaaataaaattaaaatgtgaaattacatagttgcccttttagttaaaacaACTCAATGTCACATGTCCAATTctcattgcttcctagactttttaggaaaaatagactttccaccaAACTCCTACtctataataatataataaaatattagatacacttttttatagttttattattttaatattataataattgttattttctttacttttaaaGTTTGATAAGGTTTGTGTCAACCGGTACTTGTATCGAAAACATCAGTTCGTTACTTTTTAAGTTTGATAAGgttggtgtcaaccggtacttGTATCGAAAACATCGGTTCGTTATCGGTACATAAAGGTACAAACTAGCACCAGCCTGATACATAAAACGCTAAAAGTCGGTTCCGGATTGAATTTCATAGTCTTTTAGTTCGAGAACTTTGGTACTGCTACcaagtaccatttgctcatccctgatcacaggtaccgtacgaacaacaacgaTATCATACGACTTTTTTAATATTAAGTTTTACAATCCTACAAGGCTATAATAAATTCAACAAATTCACAAACAAAGGGTATGTTCACAAATAAACTAACcctacaaatatatatatatttaaacaaTAAACTTTTACACCTAAATCATCTAACAACTTACAAACACAAAAATTTAAACACACCCCATTCTTGTAAGGACAAATTGGACCACTATGTCATTTGTGTGTTTtacataaattaaaaaataaataaaaataaaacgaaagctatgtgaaataaaataaaaatcaagttGCATATTAAACAATAACCAAAGGACCAAAAATGCACTTGTACAAAAAGTAAACAAGAAAAACATTTGTTTCCCCTCcgtttctctctctaaattcgATCAAAATCCAAAACCCTTCACCAAAGTCTTTCCCCATTTATTCATCCACAacaatacatatacatatatatatatattcacaatCTATATCTATTTCAGATCACACCATTATTCACCCCTTTTCATGTCTTCTCTCTGAATCTACACAAATCATGTGTTGTATACAATCATTTCTGCACATCTGTTTGTAAAGATTATTAGAGagtgattgtttgtttgtttgtttgtttgtgtgattaAGATGAGTGGGTCTAGGGTTTCCATTCCGAACAATGTACGGAAGATGATCCAGAACATTAAGGAGATCACGGGTAATCATAGTGAAGATGAGATTTATGCAATGCTTAAAGATTGTTCTATGGATCCGAATGAGACCACCCAGAAGCTCCTTTTGCAGGGTactctttttttcttttataaagtTTGTTTCTTGATCTGTTTCGGTTGGTTGATTTGTCTGTTTTTGTTCATTTTAGGGATTTCTTTTCAAATTggggattttttttttattttttgttttactTGTACTGTGCTAGTTAGATTGATTAGGGTTGCTCTTGaagttttttttgtttctttttattttttttcttttaaatggTTATCTATGAATGCTCATTGTATATTGATTAGGATTTAGGGTTGCTCTtgaagagttttttttttttttttttttttttttttttttttttttaatttttttatgtgtttggggctgtttgtttacctcttaatggtttagacctcttactaacggttcagactgtttgttttgcgAGCAAATATCCGAATGGttaagacatttgcctctgaatggttaagaattataaagagtctgaatggttaagacctctaatctgaattggtcagacttttgcctctgaacggttaaacattatactggctcttaatggttcagaccttttattggttcagcacttaatgattcagacctcttactggttcaacacttaaccattcagaagttgccaaacagccccttatttTAAATGGTTATCTATGAATGCTCATTGTATATTGATTAGGATTTAGGGTTGCTCTTGAAGAgggtgtttttaaatttttttttaatgtgtTATTTTAAATGGTTATATGTGAATGCTCATTGTATATTGTGTACTCAAATGATGTAGATCCATTTCATGAAGTTAAGAGGAAGGGGCACCGAAAAAAGGAGGTAAAGTTTTTATCTTTTGTGTAATTTTGGAAAATTTTGTGTTTATTTTGATCATAGTTGTCGAAGGCGTAAGGCGCAAAGGATAAACGAGGGCTTTCTTAGGCGAGGTGTATAGTTTAAAATACAATATTTAGACATGttttaagggttgtttgtttacctcttaatggggctcttaatggttcagacctcttactggttcagcacttaatggttcagactgtttgtttcgcgagcacatgtctgaatggttcagacatttgtcttTGAATGGTTAAGGATTATACTAAgcctgaatggttaagacctctaatctgaattgatcagacatttgcctctaaacggttaagcattatactgcctcttaatggttcaacacttaatggttcagacctcttactggttcagcacttaaccattcagaagttgccaaacagacCCTTAGGCTTTTTTGGGGCTAGTTTAGGTTGTCTAGGTTGATTCCAAGCTTGTTTAGGGTTGGTATAATTGTTTCAGACATGTTCAGATGATTTTTGGCCGAAATTTTGACGGAACTTGGCCTTCAAAATGCGCCCGATGGCCTGAAAGCTGGGCTTTTGAAGCGAAGTGAGAAGGCTGCGTTGGGCCTAGGCGCGCGCCTGCGTGAGCCTTGACAACAGAGATTTTGATATGATAACATAGCACCATGGCACTGCTAATTTATACCAACATTCGGTTAGACGTAGACATACTTCTATGGTGATATGTAATTGGCTTTGGTATATTTTGCAAGTGATATTGTATAACTAATATGTGATTAATTTTGCAAGTAAATGATACATGACTAATGTAGGTAATTTGTTGTAAAAAGGAGAATTTTGGAGATAGTGAATGATGATACATGAGGGCCGTAGATACTAGATAGAGGGACGTTTATTACAAAACCAATTTTAAGTAGAGAACTGCTTTAGAGCATATTTCTGTCAAGTTCAACTATATTCTTTTGCAGCTTATAAaatctatgcagttaatgcggtaaaaatcggatatcggtcaaggaccgatatttgagatataggttatcgcagtgggatatcggtaattttaatatcatgtagaatttatatatatagcaaagtatactctcctaccattaacaaattaaccttttgcaacttggaaaacactaacaattaaccatagttgtcaatagcagCTATAGCGACCactatagcgcgctatgtagcgaGGCGACCAAGTGTCGCTATCTGGGTCATAGCGATCAATAGCGTGAATAGCGACAGTTTTTTGTTTTTTGATCtaaatagcaattagatatagctataaaatagctggatttataggtttatgttaaatatacatgtaaaatagcatataccaggatattttgatgtaatatacatataaacaCTTTCTTAATTCTTTTTCTAATGTATcgcgctatttataaaatagcggtcgctattcgctatgtagcatataggtcccttgtcgctattcgctattaacaactatgcaattaacaattaagacttaaaacactaatagcaagAATAAGAAGAGTGAAGAAAcacgaatggtagaactaagaagaaaggtactgataatctgatatcgggaaaatcggtgatatatcggaaTATCGCTGATAATATCGGTACCAATATTTTACACCGATATTTTACAcggggaccgataaccgatatatatCACTGATATTAACTGCATAATATAAAATTAACCTACTCTGTTTTTGGCAGAATGTGACTAAAGAACCTACGGAGCCCAGATGGAAACCTGGGATGCAGGGGAGGGGGAATAGGGGTGGAAGGGGAAACTACTCATCTCGTCGCATTCCTAATGGTAATTATCACATAAAACGCATCACATTTATTATATTATCATTATACGTATTTTGATCTTTTTCCCACTGTTTATCACTTTATTGTATAAGTAATGATCTCCGATCTCTTTCCCCCCCAGATGCAGGTGGTGGCCGGGCGTCAGTTTCCGCAAAGGAAAATGGAATACGTAAAGGTGCTGATAACGGTCCAAATCTGTCAACGGCTCAGGGTCAGAAGAATAAAGAGACACTTGTGGCTAAAAGGTGGTAAAGTCACtagatttttcttttttttttttaatttttttaacgaGTTTAATCTGCAACATTGCCTATTTTAGTATTTTCAAATTTCAACGAATATTTTTTTGGCTCAACCTTTTGCAGCTCTTTGCTTGCTGTATTTGATGGAACTGAACATTTGTCTGTGGGAAGTGATGAAAAGAAATCCGAAGTGGTTCCCGTTGTCGAGGCAATTAAGGGCCccactgttgtcgggagtgtaCGTGTGCCGCTCATCTCGAGTACCATCGACACATCAGCTTCTAACGCACCGTCACCTTCGGAAGGGTTATATTTGTCTGATAAAGATCCTATTCTGATGCCTTCACAAGATTCACGGCTCCCTGTGGGTACAATCAAACGTGAGGTTGGAAGTCAACAAACTCCTGCTGACCAAGTTCATGAGACCTCCAATGAGATCAAATCAATTGCATGTGAGTATCGTTTTCTTGTTTCATTAATACCGGCACTGTAATATTGTATGTAATATGGGTTTAATCGATGTTGCAGCTGGTTCGGAGGTTGGAAACTCTTCCGTGCAAGTGAAGGCACCGTCTTCACATGTCTCATTTTCCGTTTCCAGGCCTTCGTCAAACTATAATAATCGACTGCAACAAGCAACTGGGCCTCAAAAAGGTATCAAGCTTAAAAAATATTCGTTCACTTGGTTAAATATGAAGGAGGCAAAAAATCTTATATATACCCATGaaaaattaaatgaaaaattataaatatcatatatacccttacaaagtagtcgaaatatcatatatacccaattcattaaaaacaatttaataaatgacagttttacccttatttttataaaagtttgaAATCTCATATATGACCTATAACttcaaatattatatttactCATTGCTAGCATAATTTATTTAGCTGAAATATTATATATGGAATATACTACTGTTTAtaggtaaaaataaaaaaatatgaatTTAAAAGATGAGCGAGCATATATGAAAACTTGAAGTtaaaaaaataagggtaaaatgatgatttattaatttttttaataaattgggtatatttgatattttaactACTTTGTAAGGGCATATATGATATATGATATTTCTAGTTTTGGTTGGGTATATATGAAAATTTTCAAGtttgtaagggtatatatgaaattaatccAAATATGAAAGATGTTATGTTCGTGTCTTGTTGATTTTTAAATGTCAAATTAATACTTTTCCATCCCAAAAATAATAGAATGTCTGACCGGACCCGACACAACATTATGGGCCAAAATATACGTTCTCAATACCTTCATGGTCCACTAACGTTTCTTATAATTTTCTACAGTTGGTCCAAGTATGGAATGGAAACCGAAACCGACAAATCCAACTCTCGCTCAAGGGACCGGTTCAACCGAGTCAATTAAGCTGCCTGTGGTTGAACCCGAAAGTCAAACTCCAAACCCGTTTGCAGCGTGTGATCTTGATTCGAAGGACGCAGTTCACGGGCTGGAGAAGAAGCTAGAGGAATCACACATTTCAGAAAATCAACATGTTATTATTCCAAACCATCTTCATGTTCCCGAAGCTGAAAAACTCGGGTTCTACTTCGGGAGTTTCGATCCTAGTTTCAGCCTTAATGCGACCTCCTCAAATGGGCCTGGGCCTGTGAGCGACAAAAGTTCCGAAGCTTCTGAGGTGGTTGATGAAAGTATCGACGAGCAGCCCAGGTTTGTGACGGTTTCTGTTTTTATCGAGTGATTTGTGTTCCTTGTAgatatttagggggtgtttggatcTGTGTTTTGAAAGAACGTGATGTTAAATAAtcaagagtaaaatgccattttcgtccctgaggtttggccagttttgcgacttttgtccaaaggtttgttttacCGCATCTGGATCcgaaaggtttgaaatcttggcattttcatccggctcgttaactccgtccatttttcTCTCTTAAGtcgggtatttccgtcttttttgttaacttaaagggcaattcagtctttttcaggggtattcggtctttttacataaagttaaaaagaccgaattgccctttaagttaacaaaaatagGGAAATACTCAAATActcctgacttaacggagaaaaatggatggagttaacgagccggatgaaaactgcaagatttcaaaccttttggatccagatttGGAAAAACAAACgtttggacgaaagtcacaagattggccaaacctcagggacgaaaatggcagatAATCAGTTTCTAAACGCGAATCCAAACACCCATTAATGTCCTCTCACCCGATCTGATAAATTATTTTTTCGTTCAGAGATCAAAATAATGCATTGGCAAGTGCTGACGATGAAGATCATCCATCATCATCTAATAACATACCCGAGAATCTATCAACCGAAGGTGACGTGTCGTCAAATTCGGGCCCCGATCACCATGAATCCAAACAAGAAACTTCACTCCCAACCGCAAGTCATCAGTACCCGATTCTTCAAACATCTCCTAACTATAGTTTTGGCTTCATTCCACCGATGATCGGGACCCACCTCTCGTCTTTTGAACCCAACGAGTCTCATAGTCATGATGGTTCTCAAGTCCCAAACTTTGTAGTAAGTCTTTGAATTAAATAGAAATGAGTAAAATACACGGATGATCCTGTGGTTAACCAAAATACATTGTGTTTAGTCCCTagtttttcaaaagtacacgaatggtccctgtggtttgcactttgtaacgtatttagtctccaacttttgccaaaagtatacggatggtccctgtggtttgcactttgtaacgtatttagtgtccaacttttgccaaaagtatacagatggtccctgtggtttgcactttgtaacgcatttagtccccaacatTTAGTGACTAAAAGCGTTACAAAGTGCATACCATAGGGGTTTATATTACAATAAAATGTTtatgcgttttttttttttttttttcaaattcagGTTCAGCAACCGTTTGACCCAGCAAGCTATTATGCTCAGTTTTATCGTTCTGGTGCAGACGTGGATGGCCGCATATCACCGTTTCATTCAACCGGGGTTCCAACTAAGTTTAACGCAAATATTCCTGTGTTATCTCCGCAAGCTTCTCATTCTTCTCAAGAGGTTTGTGTTTCTTTAGATTTTATGTCTTTACGGTTTGTGTTTCTTTAGGTTTTATGTTTTTCCAAATGAGCGGGCCGGACGGGTTAGGTAACGAATCAAAACTGGTTTGGGTCAGAACATAAAATTTTTGACCCGAAACATTTTTTTAAGAGTATATTAGTTTTTCTTTTAGTACGATTTTACCGAAACTGTATATTATATATCTTACAGTAACAAGCTattctaaaaaaaattatttattgtGTAAAAGGCAAAATGGAACACTTTCCCTATAGTTTATTGAAACTGCTCTTAAAAATATTTTTTGCTCT contains the following coding sequences:
- the LOC110889716 gene encoding uncharacterized protein LOC110889716; its protein translation is MSGSRVSIPNNVRKMIQNIKEITGNHSEDEIYAMLKDCSMDPNETTQKLLLQDPFHEVKRKGHRKKENVTKEPTEPRWKPGMQGRGNRGGRGNYSSRRIPNDAGGGRASVSAKENGIRKGADNGPNLSTAQGQKNKETLVAKSSLLAVFDGTEHLSVGSDEKKSEVVPVVEAIKGPTVVGSVRVPLISSTIDTSASNAPSPSEGLYLSDKDPILMPSQDSRLPVGTIKREVGSQQTPADQVHETSNEIKSIASGSEVGNSSVQVKAPSSHVSFSVSRPSSNYNNRLQQATGPQKVGPSMEWKPKPTNPTLAQGTGSTESIKLPVVEPESQTPNPFAACDLDSKDAVHGLEKKLEESHISENQHVIIPNHLHVPEAEKLGFYFGSFDPSFSLNATSSNGPGPVSDKSSEASEVVDESIDEQPRDQNNALASADDEDHPSSSNNIPENLSTEGDVSSNSGPDHHESKQETSLPTASHQYPILQTSPNYSFGFIPPMIGTHLSSFEPNESHSHDGSQVPNFVVQQPFDPASYYAQFYRSGADVDGRISPFHSTGVPTKFNANIPVLSPQASHSSQEVGNSLMLSGAGPTPIATTQTGGFMQTSIAVTQQPLPVFRQPTGVHLPHYPPNYIPYGPFYPPFYVPPPAIHQFLSNNTFPQQPQAGNMYPAPPLTSPKYPLPQYKTGGNTGNPVNIGMPGSYGPYGLNPAGYNSGSANTAGNSTPDEDLGGSQFKESNVYITGQQSEGSGVWMAAPGRDMSGPQANSFYNIPQGGQVAYTPTQASHGTFASIYHHHHHHHPAQPVTTSAVHPLLQQSQTLGGPGGDMGGPTPQINWPNNY